In Populus alba chromosome 1, ASM523922v2, whole genome shotgun sequence, a single window of DNA contains:
- the LOC118047118 gene encoding early nodulin-like protein 18 isoform X2 → MQQRRYSRLCLLSLSFSCLLLLLPSFLGPVDAYKNYTVGDSLGWYDATVKSNVNYQKWADGKNFSLGDFLIFNTDSNHSVVQTYNFTTFKSCDYDDSVGNETVEWSSTNPSNTLTQAVTVAVPLLKEGPTFFFSGDYDGEQCVNGQHFKITVSHGKGLPDSLKDPSDQAPAPNAADYGSTPDTVVPFDFNNPHDQDTDVKKDSGSISLHVKNLDMKLNGILLSLGILYMF, encoded by the exons ATGCAACAGAGAAGGTACAGCAGACTATGCCTTCTTTCCCTCTCATTCTcttgtcttcttctccttcttccatCTTTCTTAGGACCGGTCGATGCTTACAAGAACTACACGGTGGGCGACTCCTTGGGTTGGTACGACGCCACCGTCAAGTCTAATGTCAATTACCAAAAATGGGCTGATGGCAAGAACTTCAGCTTGGGAGATTTCCTCA TTTTCAACACGGATAGCAATCATTCAGTGGTTCAAACATACAATTTCACCACGTTCAAGTCGTGTGATTATGACGATTCTGTAGGAAATGAAACCGTGGAGTGGTCGTCCACCAATCCATCCAACACCCTCACACAGGCAGTCACGGTGGCGGTTCCTCTACTCAAGGAAGGACCGACATTTTTCTTCTCTGGGGATTACGACGGGGAGCAATGTGTGAATGGCCAGCATTTCAAAATAACCGTGTCTCATGGAAAAGGGCTACCGGATAGCCTGAAAGATCCGTCCGATCAGGCCCCGGCTCCAAATGCTGCCGATTATGGCTCGACACCGGATACGGTTGTGCCCTTTGACTTCAATAACCCTCACGATCAAGACACTGACGTCAAGAAGGATTCTGGATCTATTTCGTTGCATGTGAAGAATTTAGACATGAAACTAAATGGGATCTTGCTTTCGTTAGGGATTCTCTACATGTTTTGA
- the LOC118047118 gene encoding early nodulin-like protein 18 isoform X1 translates to MIPSLLSHMWPKEPPTNTLITINPLFFESSMKQCHLSKPRERDGAWRYGLHMGTMAWREWRAKGRPMCRGCVFNTDSNHSVVQTYNFTTFKSCDYDDSVGNETVEWSSTNPSNTLTQAVTVAVPLLKEGPTFFFSGDYDGEQCVNGQHFKITVSHGKGLPDSLKDPSDQAPAPNAADYGSTPDTVVPFDFNNPHDQDTDVKKDSGSISLHVKNLDMKLNGILLSLGILYMF, encoded by the exons ATGATCCCAAGCCTTCTCTCTCACATGTGGCCGAAAGAACCGCCAACTAATACTCTTATCACCATTAACCCTTTATTCTTTGAGTCAAGCATGAAGCAATGCCATCTAAGCAagccgagagagagagatggagccTGGAGGTACGGTCTTCACATGGGAACGATGGCCTGGAGAGAATGGCGAGCAAAAGGGCGTCCCATGTGCAGAGGTTGTG TTTTCAACACGGATAGCAATCATTCAGTGGTTCAAACATACAATTTCACCACGTTCAAGTCGTGTGATTATGACGATTCTGTAGGAAATGAAACCGTGGAGTGGTCGTCCACCAATCCATCCAACACCCTCACACAGGCAGTCACGGTGGCGGTTCCTCTACTCAAGGAAGGACCGACATTTTTCTTCTCTGGGGATTACGACGGGGAGCAATGTGTGAATGGCCAGCATTTCAAAATAACCGTGTCTCATGGAAAAGGGCTACCGGATAGCCTGAAAGATCCGTCCGATCAGGCCCCGGCTCCAAATGCTGCCGATTATGGCTCGACACCGGATACGGTTGTGCCCTTTGACTTCAATAACCCTCACGATCAAGACACTGACGTCAAGAAGGATTCTGGATCTATTTCGTTGCATGTGAAGAATTTAGACATGAAACTAAATGGGATCTTGCTTTCGTTAGGGATTCTCTACATGTTTTGA